The Myxococcales bacterium genome includes a region encoding these proteins:
- a CDS encoding pilus assembly protein PilP gives MDKTSRLPVRPVLLLVLLSSDLFAAGGAPPPAPAPVAPADPAAHSAEQRLAVLRRKVLRDEDFVESDGNRDPFRSYLSLFIEKTPVARRTVPAIFDKFALEEISLIAVVSGTDKPLAMFRDPGGLGQVVKRGDYLSKSGARVTKILGDRVILELNEVVGTGEARAIEKAILVNPEAAQQ, from the coding sequence ATGGACAAGACATCGAGACTGCCGGTTCGGCCGGTGCTTCTGCTGGTGCTCTTGTCGAGCGATCTGTTCGCGGCCGGCGGCGCCCCGCCCCCCGCGCCCGCACCCGTGGCGCCGGCCGATCCCGCGGCTCACTCCGCGGAGCAGCGCTTGGCCGTGCTGAGGCGCAAGGTGCTTCGCGACGAAGACTTCGTCGAATCGGACGGCAACCGAGATCCCTTCCGGTCGTACCTGTCGCTCTTCATCGAGAAGACGCCCGTGGCCCGTCGTACCGTCCCCGCCATCTTCGACAAGTTCGCCCTGGAGGAGATCTCCCTCATCGCGGTGGTCTCGGGCACGGACAAGCCGCTCGCCATGTTCCGCGACCCCGGGGGGCTCGGCCAGGTGGTCAAGCGTGGCGATTACCTATCCAAGTCGGGGGCCCGGGTCACGAAGATCCTGGGGGACCGCGTGATACTCGAGCTCAACGAGGTCGTGGGAACGGGCGAGGCCCGCGCGATCGAGAAAGCCATTCTCGTCAATCCGGAGGCAGCTCAACAATGA
- a CDS encoding type 4a pilus biogenesis protein PilO, translated as MDELVSKILKLKTSGKVGLTLGVAVVFGLLYYTMFYSDMGDEIARAQGAQDALKQERESYERRKTEYLAYRNELTVLQEKQREILRALPREQEIPSFISSIQEQAELAGLEVLNLNIDEELPEQLYVKIPVKMEVRGNYHAVTRFFKSVSELRRIVNVEELSLAPERTVQDKQTEGPVKLRARFIAATFRYREQGKG; from the coding sequence ATGGACGAGCTGGTATCGAAGATCCTGAAGCTGAAGACCAGCGGCAAGGTTGGCTTGACCTTGGGCGTGGCCGTCGTGTTCGGCCTGCTCTACTACACGATGTTCTATTCGGACATGGGGGACGAAATCGCGCGGGCCCAGGGGGCGCAAGACGCTCTCAAGCAAGAACGTGAATCCTATGAGCGGCGCAAGACCGAGTACCTCGCATACCGCAACGAACTGACGGTCCTGCAAGAGAAGCAACGCGAGATCCTGCGCGCTCTGCCGAGGGAGCAGGAGATCCCATCTTTCATCAGCAGCATCCAGGAGCAAGCCGAGCTTGCGGGGCTCGAGGTGCTCAACCTCAACATCGACGAGGAGCTCCCCGAGCAACTCTACGTGAAGATTCCCGTCAAAATGGAAGTGCGCGGCAACTACCATGCCGTCACGCGCTTCTTCAAGAGTGTTTCGGAGCTGCGTCGTATCGTGAACGTCGAAGAGCTGTCTTTGGCCCCCGAGCGCACCGTTCAGGACAAGCAGACGGAAGGGCCCGTCAAGTTGAGGGCTAGGTTCATCGCGGCGACCTTCCGTTATCGGGAACAGGGAAAGGGCTGA
- a CDS encoding PilN domain-containing protein translates to MIRINLLPQKKQRKADAGQKQLVYMAFSVLVAVGGIVVFHMTVQGELDAVNRDNQVIQAEIDRYKAELGDYDKVRAQREELLRQQETIKKLEERRTGPVFLLREISEILTPGKGPSFDRLTYEETIRRDPNSGFNAAWDTRRVWLTSFEEQERMVKITGAAKSNEDVAEFLKRLQASVFFQNVVLESTSQVTTNREGDVKHMTFNLSTGVIY, encoded by the coding sequence ATGATCCGCATAAACCTCCTTCCCCAAAAAAAGCAAAGGAAGGCCGACGCCGGGCAGAAGCAGCTCGTCTACATGGCCTTCTCCGTCTTGGTGGCGGTGGGGGGCATCGTCGTGTTTCACATGACGGTGCAGGGAGAGCTCGACGCCGTCAACCGCGACAATCAGGTGATTCAGGCCGAGATCGATCGGTACAAGGCGGAACTGGGCGATTACGACAAGGTGAGGGCCCAGCGCGAGGAGCTGCTTCGCCAGCAGGAGACGATCAAGAAGCTCGAAGAGAGGCGCACAGGTCCCGTGTTCCTGCTGCGCGAGATCTCCGAGATCCTGACGCCTGGCAAGGGGCCCTCATTTGATCGTCTCACCTACGAAGAGACCATCCGTAGAGACCCGAACTCAGGCTTCAATGCGGCGTGGGATACCCGTCGGGTCTGGCTGACGAGTTTCGAAGAGCAGGAGCGTATGGTCAAGATCACGGGCGCGGCCAAGTCGAACGAAGACGTGGCCGAGTTCCTCAAGCGCCTGCAGGCCTCTGTGTTCTTTCAGAACGTCGTTCTCGAATCCACCTCGCAGGTCACCACGAACCGGGAGGGAGACGTCAAGCACATGACCTTCAACCTCAGCACGGGAGTGATCTACTGA
- a CDS encoding pilus assembly protein PilM, whose amino-acid sequence MARNCVGLDIGSSSIKMVQLKEASDGIHLVNFGIELLPSETIVDGAIMNQAAVVEAIRRLRDNLRIRQKDVATAISGHSVIIKKIQVPEMTPDELEEQIPWEAEHHIPFSKDDVHLDHEILNKSNGQGQMDLMLVAAKKEVVEDYSLVVREAKLQPSVMEVAAFSVQNAFEVAYSLPQDEAVVLVNVGAALSNINIVAGGTSAFTRDVTMGGDAFTEEIQKRLNVSREEAEAWKIGSIGDAAHEVIPHEVEAVLAEVAESMAGKFQRSLDFFLATAGDVSVTKIYLCGGACKVPSLQRALESRAKVPVEVMDPFRRFIVDEKKFDMGFLHEHAPEATVAVGLGLRRVGDRA is encoded by the coding sequence ATGGCTCGCAATTGCGTGGGTCTCGACATCGGCTCGAGCTCGATAAAGATGGTTCAGCTCAAGGAGGCCTCCGACGGCATCCACCTGGTGAACTTTGGGATAGAGCTCTTGCCGTCCGAGACGATCGTCGATGGCGCGATCATGAACCAAGCCGCCGTCGTGGAGGCCATCCGTCGCCTCCGAGACAACCTTCGCATCCGGCAGAAGGACGTGGCCACCGCCATCTCAGGGCACTCGGTGATCATCAAGAAGATCCAGGTGCCCGAGATGACCCCCGACGAGCTGGAAGAGCAGATTCCCTGGGAGGCCGAGCACCACATCCCGTTCTCGAAAGACGACGTGCACCTGGATCACGAGATCCTGAACAAGAGCAACGGCCAGGGCCAGATGGACCTGATGCTGGTGGCCGCCAAAAAGGAAGTGGTGGAGGACTACTCCCTGGTGGTGCGTGAGGCGAAGCTTCAGCCCTCCGTGATGGAGGTGGCGGCATTCTCGGTACAGAACGCCTTCGAGGTGGCCTACTCTTTGCCGCAAGACGAGGCGGTGGTGCTGGTCAACGTCGGGGCGGCCCTGTCGAACATCAACATCGTGGCGGGAGGAACGAGCGCCTTCACGCGCGACGTGACCATGGGCGGTGACGCCTTCACCGAAGAGATTCAAAAGCGCCTCAACGTGAGCCGCGAAGAGGCGGAGGCGTGGAAAATCGGTTCCATAGGCGATGCGGCCCACGAGGTCATTCCCCACGAGGTGGAAGCCGTACTGGCCGAAGTGGCGGAAAGCATGGCCGGGAAGTTCCAGCGCTCCTTGGACTTCTTCCTGGCGACTGCCGGTGACGTCTCCGTGACGAAGATCTACCTCTGTGGAGGGGCCTGTAAGGTGCCGTCGCTACAGAGGGCGCTCGAGTCCCGAGCCAAGGTGCCTGTCGAGGTGATGGATCCCTTTCGACGGTTCATCGTCGACGAGAAGAAGTTCGACATGGGCTTCCTTCACGAGCACGCCCCCGAGGCCACGGTGGCGGTGGGCTTGGGCCTGCGTCGGGTGGGAGATCGGGCATGA
- a CDS encoding sigma-54 dependent transcriptional regulator — MLSAVSEKAVHEVGATRVAGLERRLRTAGPGRKVLVVDDEESVRHMLQLMLRKEGYDTTCAADVDAALVALADQSFDVVITDLRMPRRSGMELVDEVRARGLDTTLVVMTAYGSRDVAIEAMKRGAYDYLSKPFEGDELVLLLRKAEERERLARENRDLRQRLAEAPGSDALPGMVGTSPAMKTLARTVRKIATFKTTVLVQGESGTGKELVARALHALSPRASAPFVALNCGAIPPSLLESELFGHRKGAFTDAARDHRGLFEEAHGGTIFLDEIADLPLGVQVKLLRVLQEGEVRRLGDEKAVPVDVRVVAASARELAEAVGAGQFREDLFYRLNVVSVKVPALRERPQDIPALVAYLVRRLNERLGLAIQGVTPSALAGLAAAPWAGNVRELENALERAMVLAEGDCLGPEAFEALPPPVEQDATSWALKDAVRGAEVAAIRRALAEAGGNRTRAAGLLGVSHRALLYKIKDYGLADEAKGGSRPSAEEPDA, encoded by the coding sequence ATGCTTTCGGCGGTCTCGGAGAAAGCCGTGCACGAGGTGGGGGCGACACGCGTCGCCGGCCTCGAGCGCCGCCTCCGGACGGCCGGCCCAGGGCGCAAGGTTCTGGTCGTCGACGACGAGGAGAGCGTGCGGCACATGCTGCAGCTCATGTTGCGCAAGGAGGGTTACGATACCACGTGCGCGGCGGACGTGGACGCGGCCTTGGTGGCGCTCGCGGATCAGTCGTTCGACGTCGTGATTACCGATCTCCGCATGCCTCGCCGCAGCGGGATGGAGTTGGTCGACGAAGTGCGGGCCCGGGGTCTGGACACCACCTTGGTGGTGATGACTGCCTACGGGAGCCGCGACGTGGCGATCGAGGCCATGAAGCGAGGCGCGTACGATTATCTGTCGAAACCTTTCGAGGGTGACGAGCTCGTGCTGTTGCTGAGAAAGGCCGAGGAACGAGAGCGCCTGGCCCGAGAAAACCGTGACCTGCGGCAGCGTCTCGCCGAAGCGCCGGGGTCCGATGCGCTGCCGGGTATGGTGGGCACGAGCCCCGCCATGAAGACGCTCGCCCGAACCGTTCGCAAGATCGCGACCTTCAAGACCACCGTGCTGGTCCAGGGGGAATCCGGTACCGGCAAGGAACTGGTGGCGCGCGCGCTGCATGCACTATCGCCCCGGGCCTCGGCGCCCTTCGTCGCGCTCAACTGTGGGGCCATTCCTCCCTCGCTCCTGGAGTCGGAACTCTTTGGCCATCGCAAGGGCGCCTTCACGGATGCGGCGAGGGATCATCGCGGGCTCTTCGAGGAGGCTCATGGCGGCACGATCTTCCTCGACGAAATCGCCGATCTACCTCTCGGTGTGCAGGTCAAACTCCTGCGGGTTCTTCAAGAAGGTGAGGTCCGGCGCCTGGGCGACGAGAAGGCCGTGCCGGTGGACGTGCGCGTGGTCGCCGCGTCCGCGCGCGAACTCGCCGAGGCCGTGGGGGCTGGCCAGTTTCGCGAGGACCTCTTCTACCGGCTCAACGTGGTGTCGGTAAAGGTGCCCGCTCTGCGCGAGCGTCCGCAGGACATCCCTGCCCTGGTGGCTTACTTGGTCCGGCGCTTGAACGAGCGGCTCGGGCTTGCGATCCAGGGCGTGACACCGTCTGCCCTTGCGGGACTGGCCGCGGCCCCGTGGGCGGGCAACGTGCGCGAACTCGAGAACGCTCTCGAAAGAGCGATGGTGCTGGCTGAGGGGGACTGCCTGGGACCTGAAGCCTTCGAGGCGTTGCCCCCCCCCGTCGAACAGGACGCGACGTCATGGGCCCTCAAGGACGCGGTGCGGGGGGCTGAGGTCGCGGCGATCCGGCGTGCGCTGGCCGAGGCGGGCGGAAACCGCACCCGGGCGGCCGGCCTCCTGGGGGTGTCCCACCGCGCTTTGCTCTACAAAATCAAGGACTACGGGCTGGCCGACGAAGCCAAGGGGGGCTCACGTCCGAGCGCGGAGGAGCCAGATGCCTGA
- a CDS encoding alpha/beta fold hydrolase, whose product MSFADAWAKVTRVPPQGDGDARPFYIPGRPGRAGIVCLHGLTGTPFEVRPLAEALAREGHAVAGPLLAGHARTPQDLVRTKWPDWLASAEASLDHVLEETGGAPVALVGFSTGGLLALRLARLRPSAVGALSVISTPLRMKASQVRAIRWLNRLPKRVCESPLGYVPKWGGPDVQDAAMKGRNPGLPVMPLPALDSLLDLMQVVRLDLASISQPTLVAHGKKDQTIPIEDSLEIAGSLGSIDIERLWLPRSGHLVGIDVEKHVLAQALVKFFDRHLAPMGGAAVPNPGGG is encoded by the coding sequence ATGAGCTTCGCGGACGCCTGGGCGAAGGTGACGCGGGTGCCCCCGCAGGGCGACGGCGACGCCCGCCCCTTTTACATTCCGGGCCGGCCGGGGCGCGCAGGCATCGTGTGCCTGCACGGCTTGACGGGCACGCCCTTCGAGGTGCGGCCTTTGGCAGAGGCGCTTGCCCGCGAAGGTCACGCGGTGGCGGGGCCCTTGCTCGCCGGCCACGCCCGCACCCCCCAGGACCTGGTGCGCACGAAGTGGCCTGACTGGCTGGCGTCCGCAGAGGCTTCGCTCGACCACGTGCTGGAGGAGACCGGCGGGGCGCCCGTGGCCCTGGTCGGGTTTTCGACAGGCGGACTGCTCGCGCTGCGCCTGGCCAGGCTACGTCCCTCCGCGGTCGGCGCGCTGTCCGTGATCTCCACACCCTTGCGCATGAAGGCCTCGCAGGTGCGGGCGATCCGCTGGCTCAACCGCTTGCCAAAGCGCGTCTGCGAAAGCCCTCTGGGGTACGTTCCCAAATGGGGAGGGCCCGACGTGCAAGATGCTGCGATGAAGGGTCGCAATCCGGGGCTTCCCGTCATGCCCTTGCCAGCCCTCGACAGCCTGCTCGATCTCATGCAGGTGGTGCGTTTGGATTTGGCGTCGATCTCACAACCCACGCTGGTGGCGCACGGAAAAAAAGACCAGACCATTCCCATCGAGGACTCCCTCGAGATCGCAGGTAGCCTCGGGTCTATCGACATCGAACGCCTCTGGCTTCCCCGCTCGGGTCACTTGGTGGGCATCGACGTCGAAAAGCACGTGCTGGCACAAGCTCTGGTCAAGTTCTTCGACCGCCATCTCGCGCCCATGGGTGGCGCCGCAGTGCCGAACCCCGGAGGCGGTTGA
- the glpK gene encoding glycerol kinase GlpK, with amino-acid sequence MSAPALVAAIDQGTTGTTVLLLDPQENVVARAYRELAQSYPAPGWVEHDPEALWRSVTLTLREALAALPHPAAVAAVGLTNQRETVVLWDRHTGAPVAPAIVWQDRRTSDACGRLRDAGYEGRLQALTGLLIDPYFSATKVAWLLDETPGLRARAEAGELAFGTIDSYLVWKLSGGRSHVTDMSNAARTQLFDIHRLAWSEELCQLFGVPLTLLPRSGPSAGWLAHLEGVEGLDDGIAITGMAGDQQAALFGQGCVNPGDAKCTFGTGSFLLMNVGDSPVVSQQRLLTTVAWSAAGHTQYAMEGGAFVCGALVQWLRDGLGLIDRAAEVEALAASVPDSAGVTIVPAFTGLGAPHWKPEARGTIGGLTRGTHRGHLARAALEAMALQNVDIVRAMEADAGRKLTVLRVDGGASSNDLLMQIQADLLGVPIERPAMLESTALGAGRLAAVGAGLRPWPGVPEDKITGGLTRFSPRLSERDRLSVYERWQDAVSRTTTERAPRATP; translated from the coding sequence ATGTCTGCCCCCGCGCTCGTGGCCGCAATCGATCAAGGCACCACAGGCACGACCGTGTTGCTGCTCGACCCGCAGGAAAACGTGGTGGCCCGTGCGTACCGGGAACTTGCGCAGAGCTATCCCGCCCCGGGCTGGGTGGAGCACGATCCCGAGGCCCTGTGGCGCTCCGTCACCCTGACCCTGCGGGAGGCGCTGGCCGCGCTTCCCCACCCCGCTGCCGTGGCCGCCGTGGGCCTTACGAACCAGCGCGAAACCGTGGTGCTCTGGGATCGGCACACCGGCGCGCCGGTGGCGCCTGCGATCGTCTGGCAGGATCGGCGCACGAGTGACGCTTGTGGGCGCCTCCGTGATGCGGGTTACGAGGGGCGCTTGCAGGCCCTGACGGGGCTGCTCATCGACCCTTACTTCTCCGCAACCAAGGTGGCGTGGCTGCTCGACGAGACGCCCGGGCTCCGGGCCCGCGCCGAAGCCGGCGAGCTGGCGTTCGGCACGATCGACAGCTACCTCGTCTGGAAGCTCTCGGGCGGGCGCTCACACGTCACCGACATGTCGAACGCGGCCCGCACGCAGCTTTTCGACATCCATCGGCTCGCGTGGAGCGAAGAGCTCTGCCAGCTGTTCGGCGTTCCGCTCACCCTCCTGCCCCGCAGCGGCCCCTCTGCGGGTTGGCTGGCGCACCTCGAGGGCGTCGAGGGCCTGGACGATGGCATCGCCATTACGGGCATGGCGGGCGATCAGCAGGCGGCCCTCTTCGGCCAGGGGTGCGTAAACCCTGGGGATGCGAAGTGCACCTTTGGAACCGGATCGTTCCTGCTCATGAACGTGGGCGACAGCCCCGTGGTGTCGCAGCAGCGCCTGCTGACCACGGTGGCGTGGTCGGCCGCAGGCCACACCCAGTACGCGATGGAGGGCGGCGCCTTCGTATGCGGGGCGCTGGTGCAGTGGCTGCGCGACGGGCTCGGCCTCATCGACAGAGCCGCCGAGGTCGAGGCGCTGGCGGCGTCGGTGCCCGACAGCGCCGGGGTCACCATCGTGCCGGCGTTCACCGGTCTTGGTGCGCCCCACTGGAAGCCCGAGGCGCGGGGCACCATCGGGGGTCTCACGCGGGGCACCCACCGCGGCCACCTGGCGCGCGCCGCGCTCGAAGCCATGGCTTTGCAGAACGTGGACATCGTGCGCGCCATGGAGGCCGACGCCGGCCGCAAGCTCACGGTGCTGCGGGTCGACGGGGGCGCCTCCTCGAACGACTTGCTCATGCAGATCCAAGCTGACCTCCTGGGTGTGCCCATCGAGCGCCCGGCGATGCTCGAAAGCACGGCGCTGGGGGCGGGCCGCCTGGCCGCCGTGGGCGCCGGCCTCCGTCCCTGGCCGGGCGTCCCCGAAGACAAGATCACGGGCGGACTCACCCGGTTTTCGCCTCGCCTTTCGGAGCGAGATCGCCTTTCCGTTTACGAACGCTGGCAAGACGCCGTGAGCCGCACCACGACCGAGAGGGCGCCCCGCGCAACCCCATGA
- a CDS encoding protein phosphatase 2C domain-containing protein has protein sequence MTRPNETVPPRSLHVAALTHRGLVRENNEDAFGAHPDLGLFVVADGMGGRAAGDVAARITVQELSTFFLHRVYNTRAPWPFAMSKQASLGANILNVGLKVANASIRAAAARDIELHRMAATAVALAIGQTQLCVAHVGDARAYRFRAHKLTRLTRDHSLIEEMRAARADLGDEALAAMAPKNVVTRALGTKDEVEPTVYQNSFSRGDLYLLCSDGLWGEVPDVRIEDLLEAATDLGAACQALVDAANRNGGRDNITVVLLRVN, from the coding sequence ATGACCCGCCCCAACGAAACCGTCCCGCCCCGTTCCCTGCACGTTGCAGCGCTCACCCATCGTGGGCTCGTGCGCGAGAACAACGAAGACGCCTTCGGCGCCCATCCGGACTTGGGTCTCTTCGTGGTGGCCGACGGCATGGGAGGACGCGCTGCCGGTGACGTGGCGGCACGGATCACCGTACAAGAGCTTTCGACCTTCTTCCTGCACCGGGTCTACAACACGCGGGCGCCGTGGCCCTTCGCCATGTCCAAACAGGCCTCGCTCGGTGCCAACATCCTGAACGTGGGTCTGAAGGTGGCCAACGCTTCGATCCGCGCGGCTGCGGCAAGGGACATCGAGCTGCACCGGATGGCGGCCACGGCCGTGGCGCTCGCGATCGGCCAAACGCAGCTGTGTGTGGCCCACGTGGGGGACGCGCGCGCCTATCGCTTTCGCGCGCACAAGCTGACACGCCTCACCCGCGATCATTCGCTCATCGAGGAGATGCGGGCCGCGCGCGCCGACCTCGGCGACGAGGCGCTGGCGGCGATGGCCCCGAAGAACGTGGTCACACGGGCCCTGGGAACAAAAGACGAGGTCGAGCCCACCGTGTACCAGAACAGCTTCTCGCGGGGCGACCTTTATCTTTTGTGCTCGGACGGGCTTTGGGGCGAGGTCCCGGACGTTCGCATCGAGGACCTGCTCGAAGCCGCGACAGATCTGGGCGCCGCCTGCCAGGCGCTCGTGGACGCCGCCAACCGCAACGGGGGCCGGGACAACATCACCGTGGTGCTCTTGCGCGTGAACTGA
- a CDS encoding ArsA family ATPase yields MTNPLDKKRVVICAGPGGVGKTTTAAAFGVAAARAGLRTAVATIDPAPRLVDALSLPSLDAELRPLPAATAERLNVPPNHLFASRIDTRQAFAELVSDFAGDPARRERILANTLYQQITTTLTGAQEYAAALSVTKLSQDPRFDLVILDTPPAANALEFFDAPGRLKAAIESPLIRWLLPHPSRKLLHVARIGSGGGVVLRALSRLVGSHFLADLGAFLEDFQPVLGGLSSRTQTALSVLQGPNTVVVGVCIAEPQAMDEMIGFSKTLEGLGMGPQAFVVNRTMPTPKLTDPDAIARALDRVPVVPWSTAAARATAVRAVADAADTVARVAAHQERQAHRLSTTFPGRRVVKVPLLAAGDSPLSLLAATAASLSQSGLAPGGRSS; encoded by the coding sequence ATGACGAACCCTCTCGATAAAAAGCGGGTGGTGATCTGCGCAGGGCCGGGCGGTGTGGGAAAGACCACCACCGCGGCGGCCTTCGGCGTGGCCGCTGCGCGCGCGGGGCTACGGACCGCGGTGGCCACGATCGATCCTGCGCCCCGCCTCGTGGATGCGCTGTCGCTGCCATCACTCGATGCCGAGCTTCGGCCTCTGCCTGCCGCAACCGCGGAACGACTCAACGTGCCCCCCAACCATCTCTTTGCCTCGCGCATCGACACCCGCCAAGCTTTCGCCGAGCTCGTAAGCGACTTTGCAGGTGATCCCGCGCGGCGGGAGCGCATTCTCGCGAACACCCTTTACCAGCAGATCACCACCACGCTCACGGGCGCGCAGGAGTACGCCGCAGCGCTTTCCGTCACGAAGCTCTCCCAAGACCCGCGCTTCGACCTCGTGATCCTGGACACGCCACCCGCTGCAAACGCCCTCGAATTTTTCGATGCACCGGGGCGCTTGAAGGCTGCCATCGAAAGCCCGCTCATTCGTTGGCTGTTGCCACACCCCTCACGCAAGCTCCTGCACGTGGCGCGCATCGGCTCCGGGGGAGGCGTGGTTCTGCGGGCGCTCTCGCGTCTGGTCGGAAGCCACTTTTTGGCAGACCTCGGCGCCTTTTTGGAGGACTTCCAGCCGGTGTTGGGCGGGCTTTCGAGCCGCACCCAAACGGCCCTGTCCGTCCTTCAGGGGCCGAACACCGTGGTGGTTGGCGTCTGCATCGCCGAGCCCCAGGCGATGGACGAAATGATCGGGTTTTCGAAGACGCTCGAGGGGCTCGGTATGGGGCCGCAGGCGTTCGTGGTCAACCGAACGATGCCCACACCCAAGCTGACCGATCCGGACGCCATCGCGCGGGCCCTCGACCGTGTGCCCGTCGTGCCCTGGAGCACGGCCGCCGCGCGTGCCACCGCCGTGCGCGCCGTTGCCGACGCCGCAGACACGGTGGCCCGGGTGGCCGCCCATCAAGAGCGACAGGCCCATAGACTGTCGACCACGTTTCCAGGACGGCGGGTGGTCAAGGTGCCCCTCTTGGCTGCCGGGGACAGCCCCCTGTCGCTGCTCGCAGCCACGGCGGCCAGTCTCAGTCAGTCTGGGCTTGCGCCCGGTGGCCGCAGCAGCTGA
- the ybeY gene encoding rRNA maturation RNase YbeY encodes MPVDSLVRGRARGVVPPAERARVEKRLRAALAALGRRRSSCTLVLTDDDEIRALNRDFRSMDRATDVLSFHLQELGGEADPAGNGVNLGDIVISIETARRRAPGKKLVSELERLAIHGLCHLFGHDHKRQHQAAVMYALERKLRRLPLLATRTRV; translated from the coding sequence ATGCCTGTCGATTCGCTGGTTCGAGGCCGCGCGCGCGGGGTGGTGCCGCCCGCCGAGAGAGCCAGGGTGGAAAAGCGCCTGCGGGCGGCCCTTGCGGCGCTTGGCCGTCGGCGCAGCTCGTGCACGTTGGTCTTGACCGATGACGACGAGATCCGGGCGCTCAACCGGGATTTTCGCTCCATGGACAGGGCGACCGACGTGCTCAGCTTTCATCTGCAAGAGCTGGGTGGCGAAGCCGATCCGGCGGGCAACGGCGTGAACCTGGGCGATATCGTGATCTCGATCGAGACAGCGCGCCGTCGTGCCCCGGGCAAGAAGCTGGTGTCCGAGCTCGAGCGGCTGGCCATTCACGGGCTTTGCCATCTGTTTGGTCACGATCACAAACGACAGCATCAAGCCGCAGTCATGTACGCGCTCGAGCGCAAGCTGCGTCGCCTGCCGCTTCTGGCCACGCGAACGCGCGTCTGA
- a CDS encoding PhoH family protein, protein MALSTSQTDAGGDELAVNVTDRFVIDDNGVLLALVGERNGNLKRLERETGARVHSRGNEITLVGSGPQVGMARRVLDGLFPLARSGRFLTTDDVGRAAGVARGDGGADVQEVLSEVILVANRARPIAPKGLAQKHYVDAIREHDIVFGVGPAGTGKTYLAMALAVRALMEKRVKRIILTRPAVEAGEKLGFLPGSLEEKVSPYLRPLYDALFDMMDGEKAEQLIARGLIEIAPIAFMRGRTLNDAFVILDEAQNTTSEQMQMFLTRLGFESQAVVTGDVTQVDLPYGRPSGLAEAIHILRNVPGIAFRYFTDADVVRHPLVQQVIRAYERHRMRENGRANGPRDPMPREGTGRAPTEDAPPNEGGPDDNPSAAL, encoded by the coding sequence ATGGCCTTGAGCACTTCTCAAACGGACGCAGGAGGCGACGAGCTGGCCGTGAATGTCACGGATCGATTCGTCATAGACGACAACGGCGTTCTGCTGGCCTTGGTGGGCGAGCGCAACGGCAACCTCAAGCGCCTGGAACGCGAGACGGGCGCCCGGGTTCACAGCCGCGGCAACGAGATCACGCTCGTGGGGTCCGGCCCTCAGGTGGGCATGGCCCGGCGGGTGCTCGACGGCCTCTTCCCCTTGGCGCGTTCAGGTCGCTTTTTGACCACGGACGACGTGGGGCGGGCGGCAGGCGTGGCGCGGGGCGATGGGGGCGCGGATGTGCAGGAGGTGCTCTCCGAGGTCATCTTGGTGGCCAACCGGGCGCGCCCGATCGCGCCCAAGGGGCTCGCGCAAAAACACTACGTCGACGCCATTCGAGAGCACGACATCGTCTTTGGTGTCGGTCCGGCGGGCACCGGAAAGACCTACCTGGCCATGGCACTTGCCGTGCGTGCGCTCATGGAAAAGCGGGTCAAGCGCATCATCCTCACCCGTCCCGCCGTGGAAGCAGGTGAAAAGCTGGGGTTTTTGCCAGGAAGTCTCGAGGAGAAAGTCTCGCCTTACTTGCGTCCGCTCTACGACGCGCTCTTCGACATGATGGACGGCGAAAAGGCCGAGCAGCTCATCGCCCGTGGGCTCATCGAGATTGCCCCCATCGCCTTCATGCGCGGCCGCACGCTCAACGATGCCTTCGTGATCCTGGACGAAGCCCAGAACACCACCAGTGAACAAATGCAGATGTTCCTGACCCGCCTCGGCTTCGAGTCGCAGGCGGTCGTGACGGGCGACGTGACCCAGGTGGATCTGCCTTACGGCCGGCCGAGCGGCCTGGCGGAAGCGATTCACATTCTGAGGAACGTGCCAGGCATCGCGTTTCGGTACTTCACGGACGCCGACGTGGTCCGGCACCCTCTGGTGCAGCAGGTGATCCGCGCGTACGAACGCCACCGCATGCGGGAGAACGGCCGGGCCAACGGCCCTCGTGACCCGATGCCACGGGAAGGGACGGGGCGGGCCCCCACCGAGGATGCGCCCCCGAACGAGGGTGGGCCGGATGACAATCCTTCGGCTGCACTTTGA